From Halostagnicola kamekurae, the proteins below share one genomic window:
- a CDS encoding glycosyltransferase: MHVLILTTNEDAPFMNQQLAALERLGVSFTVRSVPGETGPGRSRSPLEYLKFFPTVVRESRNGYDLIHAHYGLTAPMALAQFRQPVVLSLWGTDVYGPGEPISRFCAPFCEEVVVMSAEMGRTLGRDCTVIPDGVNVAQFYPIPQAEARERVGWNEEGYDVLFPYSPDREVKNHPRARRVVRAVEEQIGAPVRLRTVYGVDHDEVVHYMNAADALLLTSESEGSPNSVKEAMACNVPVVAVDVGDVADRLDGVSPSTVATSDRDLIAGLRDILERGERSNGREAAAEISVERTAARMLETYERAVARKS, translated from the coding sequence ATGCACGTGCTGATTCTGACGACGAACGAGGACGCACCCTTCATGAACCAGCAGCTCGCGGCGCTCGAGCGACTCGGAGTCTCGTTTACGGTTCGGTCGGTTCCCGGAGAGACGGGTCCCGGACGGTCGCGCAGCCCCCTCGAGTACCTCAAGTTCTTCCCGACGGTCGTTCGCGAATCGCGAAACGGGTACGACCTGATCCACGCCCACTACGGGCTGACCGCGCCGATGGCGCTCGCTCAGTTCAGACAGCCGGTCGTGCTCTCGCTGTGGGGAACCGACGTCTACGGTCCCGGCGAACCGATCAGCCGATTCTGCGCGCCGTTTTGCGAGGAGGTCGTCGTGATGTCTGCGGAGATGGGACGAACTCTCGGGCGGGACTGTACGGTGATCCCCGACGGCGTCAACGTAGCGCAGTTCTACCCGATCCCGCAGGCGGAAGCCAGAGAACGAGTCGGCTGGAACGAGGAGGGATACGACGTGCTCTTCCCGTACTCGCCCGACCGGGAGGTGAAAAATCATCCGCGGGCGAGGCGAGTCGTTCGGGCCGTCGAGGAACAGATCGGAGCGCCGGTTCGGCTTCGAACGGTGTACGGAGTCGACCACGACGAGGTCGTCCACTACATGAACGCGGCCGACGCGCTCCTTCTGACCTCCGAGAGCGAGGGGTCGCCGAACTCGGTCAAGGAGGCGATGGCCTGTAACGTCCCCGTCGTCGCCGTCGACGTCGGCGACGTCGCCGATCGGCTCGACGGCGTCTCGCCGTCGACTGTCGCCACGAGCGATCGCGATCTCATCGCGGGGCTTCGAGACATCTTAGAGCGCGGCGAGCGTTCGAACGGGCGCGAGGCGGCCGCCGAGATCAGCGTCGAACGAACGGCGGCGCGGATGCTCGAGACCTACGAGCGAGCCGTTGCGAGAAAATCTTGA
- a CDS encoding mannonate dehydratase yields MDLALVLPPTTDDRWDIATQLGVTDAVVHTLEIGEGQRPTDYDTLLRWKNRFEHAGIDLRVIEGSVPLTDTTRLGKPGRDEEIDEFCRFVRNMGRLDIPVVCYDWMAGIRWARTATSVPSRGGSLTTAYDDDQMSRGPTPDVPPITAEELWENLEYFLERVVPVAEEAGVKLGLHPDDPPREEVRGVPRIVNSVEAYERVLDIVDSEHNGVTFCQGNFAAMGVDIPSTIRRFGDRVNFVHFRDVEGDADGFVETWHDDGPTDMLAAMEAYRDIGFDGPARPDHVPTMATETNDNPGYETMGRLFAIGYMKGLLEQIGPDE; encoded by the coding sequence ATGGATCTCGCACTCGTACTTCCGCCGACGACGGACGACCGCTGGGATATCGCGACGCAACTGGGTGTCACCGACGCAGTCGTCCACACCCTCGAGATCGGGGAGGGCCAACGTCCGACGGACTACGATACGCTCTTACGTTGGAAGAACCGTTTCGAGCACGCCGGAATCGATCTGCGCGTCATCGAGGGAAGCGTCCCGTTGACCGATACGACGCGACTCGGAAAGCCCGGCAGGGACGAAGAGATCGACGAATTCTGCCGGTTCGTTCGAAATATGGGTCGGCTCGATATCCCCGTGGTCTGCTACGACTGGATGGCCGGGATCCGCTGGGCGCGGACCGCGACGTCGGTCCCGTCTCGAGGCGGGTCGCTCACGACGGCCTATGACGACGACCAGATGTCTCGGGGGCCGACGCCGGACGTTCCACCGATCACCGCCGAGGAGCTCTGGGAGAACCTCGAGTACTTTCTCGAGCGCGTCGTCCCAGTGGCCGAAGAGGCGGGGGTCAAACTCGGCCTCCACCCCGACGATCCGCCGCGCGAGGAAGTCAGAGGGGTTCCCCGCATCGTAAACAGCGTCGAGGCGTACGAGCGCGTGCTCGATATCGTCGACAGCGAACACAACGGCGTCACGTTCTGTCAGGGGAACTTCGCGGCGATGGGCGTCGATATCCCCTCGACGATCCGACGGTTCGGCGACCGGGTCAACTTCGTCCACTTTCGGGACGTCGAGGGCGACGCCGACGGATTCGTCGAGACGTGGCACGACGACGGGCCGACCGACATGCTCGCCGCCATGGAGGCGTATCGCGATATCGGATTCGACGGCCCCGCGAGGCCCGATCACGTCCCCACGATGGCCACCGAGACGAACGACAATCCCGGCTACGAGACGATGGGGCGGCTGTTCGCGATCGGATACATGAAGGGGCTACTCGAGCAAATCGGGCCAGACGAATAA
- the allB gene encoding allantoinase AllB, with translation MTVDLVVKHSTIVTPTGRVEDAGVAVEDGSIVAVGDSDALPEADRVIDADGNVLVPGIVDCHIHNREPGLEYKEDWESATRSAAAGGVTTVVGMPNTDPIIDRPERLELKYERAEASAHVDFQSYAVITSENLDRIPALDEAGALGYKIFLGSTVGDVPPPSDGEVVEAMKRIAETGKRLGFHEENDEIIDYYERRFKAEGKSDPIHHSHSRPVVAEREAIERTITFAAETGAKIHMFHVSSGAGAEAVARGKDRGVDVTAETTPHYLWFTEDVMREKGNIARVQPPIRDADERQKLWETGLDEGAIDCIATDHAPHTDEEKMVDDPFGNTWDAISGFVGLETEVPAMLTFVDEGRLSLEEWVRRHSTRPAQVWGMYPKKGSLQIGTDADITIVDPDREWTLEDRQTLRSKSRVTPFEGESFTGKAVSTIVRGEVVYDDGALLGESGHGTRVEPVTES, from the coding sequence ATGACTGTCGATCTCGTGGTAAAACACAGCACCATCGTGACGCCGACGGGCCGGGTCGAGGACGCCGGCGTCGCCGTCGAGGACGGGTCGATCGTCGCCGTCGGGGACAGCGACGCGCTCCCCGAAGCCGACCGAGTCATAGACGCCGACGGGAACGTCCTCGTCCCGGGAATCGTCGACTGTCACATCCACAACCGCGAACCCGGACTCGAGTACAAAGAAGACTGGGAGTCGGCGACCCGATCGGCAGCCGCGGGCGGCGTGACGACCGTCGTCGGGATGCCGAACACGGACCCGATAATCGACCGTCCGGAACGCCTCGAGTTGAAGTACGAGCGCGCCGAGGCGTCGGCCCACGTCGACTTTCAGAGCTACGCCGTGATCACCTCCGAGAATCTCGATCGCATTCCCGCCCTCGACGAGGCGGGCGCGCTGGGCTACAAGATCTTCCTCGGGTCGACCGTCGGCGACGTGCCTCCGCCATCCGACGGTGAAGTGGTAGAGGCGATGAAGCGAATCGCCGAGACGGGCAAGCGACTCGGATTCCACGAGGAGAACGACGAGATAATCGACTATTACGAGCGCCGGTTCAAAGCGGAGGGCAAATCGGACCCGATCCATCACTCGCACTCCCGGCCGGTCGTCGCCGAACGCGAAGCGATCGAACGCACGATCACCTTCGCGGCGGAAACCGGCGCGAAGATCCACATGTTCCACGTCTCGTCCGGAGCCGGCGCCGAGGCCGTCGCCCGTGGGAAAGATCGCGGCGTGGACGTGACGGCGGAGACGACGCCGCACTACCTCTGGTTCACCGAGGACGTCATGCGCGAGAAGGGCAACATCGCTCGAGTCCAACCGCCGATTCGCGACGCGGACGAACGGCAGAAGCTCTGGGAGACCGGCCTGGACGAGGGCGCGATCGACTGTATCGCGACCGATCACGCCCCCCACACCGACGAGGAAAAAATGGTCGACGATCCGTTCGGAAACACCTGGGACGCGATCTCTGGCTTCGTCGGCCTCGAGACCGAAGTGCCGGCGATGCTCACGTTCGTCGACGAGGGGCGGTTGTCCCTCGAGGAGTGGGTCAGGCGACACTCGACTCGCCCCGCGCAGGTCTGGGGCATGTATCCGAAGAAAGGTTCGCTTCAGATCGGCACCGACGCGGACATCACGATCGTCGATCCGGACCGCGAGTGGACGCTCGAGGATCGACAGACGCTTCGCTCGAAATCGCGGGTTACACCGTTCGAAGGCGAATCCTTCACCGGAAAGGCGGTGTCGACGATCGTCCGCGGCGAGGTCGTCTACGATGATGGCGCGCTCCTCGGGGAATCGGGCCACGGGACCCGCGTCGAACCCGTCACGGAGTCGTAG
- the nrfD gene encoding NrfD/PsrC family molybdoenzyme membrane anchor subunit, with amino-acid sequence MSTERPTREDILRPIQDTSRGYYVLFAVAGLVFGVFLLGWMYQLSRGLIVTGLSDWGSGGGVPWGVYIGAFIWWVGIAHGGIILSAAVRLLGMERYMPVARLAELLTIAGLSAAGFYIIVHLGRPDRMVRSIVGHFHITVHSSPLVWDVTVITLYLILTTTYLALTLRYDITRLRDDLPSHFEPIYKVMTIGYTESEDRMVQRMVWWLALAIIILAPLLLHGGVIPWLFALIPSMPGWFGAIQGPQFLTIALTSAISGVILLSYGFRYVYDWDHIIGDDVFRGLTLWLGFFCLLFLWLQLQQNISGTFLPPVDQAAAVGAKLSTPIYILAMTLVTLVLIYTFAQAVRPAVFTKKRSVVAAIAVLAATLMEKVLFVADGLLHPTFDIYEAVPGSYVPSLIELASITGTIAMVTMFFLVVAKVFPVVELHAIEHLQNETDDESDDGGEMAEVRA; translated from the coding sequence ATGAGCACCGAACGACCGACCAGAGAGGACATCTTGCGCCCGATTCAGGACACCTCGAGGGGCTATTACGTCCTGTTTGCCGTCGCGGGACTCGTGTTCGGTGTGTTTCTCCTTGGGTGGATGTACCAGCTCTCTCGTGGACTCATCGTGACCGGCCTCTCGGACTGGGGGAGCGGCGGCGGGGTTCCGTGGGGCGTGTACATCGGCGCGTTCATCTGGTGGGTCGGGATCGCCCACGGCGGTATCATCCTCTCTGCCGCCGTTCGGTTGCTCGGAATGGAGCGGTACATGCCGGTCGCGCGACTGGCCGAACTCCTGACGATCGCCGGACTGTCCGCGGCCGGGTTCTACATCATCGTCCACCTGGGACGGCCCGACAGGATGGTCCGAAGCATCGTCGGTCACTTTCACATCACCGTCCACAGCTCGCCGCTGGTCTGGGACGTGACCGTCATCACGCTCTATCTCATTCTCACGACGACGTATCTGGCGCTGACGCTCCGGTACGACATCACTCGTCTCCGCGACGACCTTCCGAGCCACTTCGAGCCGATTTACAAAGTCATGACGATCGGCTACACCGAGAGCGAGGATCGGATGGTCCAGCGGATGGTCTGGTGGCTCGCGCTCGCGATCATCATCCTCGCGCCCCTGTTGCTCCACGGCGGCGTCATCCCGTGGCTGTTCGCGTTGATCCCGTCGATGCCCGGCTGGTTCGGTGCGATTCAGGGACCGCAGTTTCTGACCATCGCGTTGACCTCGGCTATCAGCGGCGTCATCCTGTTATCGTACGGGTTCCGATACGTCTACGACTGGGACCACATCATCGGCGACGACGTGTTCCGCGGGCTCACCCTCTGGCTCGGCTTCTTCTGTCTCCTCTTTCTCTGGCTCCAGCTCCAGCAGAACATCAGCGGCACGTTCCTGCCGCCGGTCGATCAGGCCGCGGCGGTCGGCGCGAAGCTTTCGACGCCGATCTACATCCTCGCAATGACCCTCGTGACGCTGGTGCTCATCTACACGTTCGCTCAGGCGGTCCGTCCCGCGGTGTTCACGAAGAAACGCTCTGTCGTCGCCGCGATCGCCGTGCTCGCCGCGACGTTGATGGAGAAGGTCCTGTTCGTCGCCGACGGGTTGTTGCACCCGACGTTCGATATCTACGAAGCCGTGCCGGGTAGCTACGTGCCGAGCCTGATCGAACTGGCGTCGATAACCGGAACGATCGCGATGGTCACCATGTTCTTTCTCGTGGTCGCGAAGGTGTTCCCGGTGGTCGAACTACACGCGATCGAACACTTACAGAACGAAACTGACGATGAGTCGGACGACGGCGGCGAGATGGCGGAGGTGAGAGCATGA
- a CDS encoding 4Fe-4S ferredoxin N-terminal domain-containing protein, protein MNADDESNGTDDSFHPLGEEWERELEESLEETEYDVELGMEMARDAMAVTKGTLSEAEFHERYHEDVMEEFGQDDRPTEAALAEMESGDEDSGGLAKALEAFDGDGDVDRREVIKKMGAGAAFLGLGAWSTADDPEPSVDAGTQGGGDDEGLQWGMALDLETCDGCLSCVEACADENQLDSGVNWMYVLDWEDPNEQLETGAQRLIRPCQHCTDAPCEKVCPTTARHTRQSDGLVLTDYAICIGCRYCQVACPYGVNYFQWMEPEVPEDAIDDQHIYDERDRPVDSRAPRGVMSKCTFCPTRQDGHEGEEMVGSTACEDACPPEAIQFGDMNDPESPPRQYLDNPALARARAVAADDDDDIQEAIDIVDGETEPAEEGDDGMTEAEAQALIEDFGGEADSTFKLLEEMGTNPNIIYIGNEPGANAQQVEGPIQYDELSYLSNDDDTIRLADARKNVTEEGTVGGDLL, encoded by the coding sequence ATGAACGCGGACGACGAGTCGAACGGAACGGACGATTCGTTCCACCCGCTCGGCGAGGAGTGGGAACGCGAACTCGAGGAATCACTCGAGGAGACCGAGTACGACGTCGAGCTCGGCATGGAGATGGCTCGCGACGCGATGGCCGTCACGAAGGGAACACTCTCCGAGGCGGAGTTTCACGAGCGGTATCACGAGGACGTGATGGAGGAATTCGGTCAGGACGATCGACCTACCGAGGCGGCGCTGGCCGAGATGGAGTCCGGCGACGAGGACAGTGGCGGACTCGCGAAAGCCCTCGAGGCCTTCGACGGCGACGGCGATGTCGACCGCCGCGAGGTCATAAAGAAGATGGGAGCGGGCGCGGCCTTCCTCGGACTCGGCGCGTGGTCGACCGCGGACGACCCAGAACCGAGCGTCGACGCCGGCACCCAGGGCGGTGGTGACGACGAGGGACTCCAGTGGGGAATGGCCCTGGATCTCGAGACCTGTGACGGGTGTCTCTCCTGTGTGGAGGCCTGCGCCGACGAGAATCAGCTCGATTCCGGCGTGAACTGGATGTACGTCCTCGACTGGGAGGACCCCAACGAGCAACTCGAAACGGGCGCACAGCGACTCATCCGTCCGTGCCAGCACTGTACCGACGCGCCGTGTGAGAAAGTCTGCCCGACGACGGCGCGTCACACGCGCCAGAGTGACGGCCTCGTACTCACCGATTACGCGATTTGCATCGGGTGCCGGTACTGTCAGGTCGCCTGCCCGTACGGTGTTAACTACTTCCAGTGGATGGAACCCGAGGTTCCGGAGGACGCAATCGATGACCAGCACATATACGACGAGCGCGATCGTCCCGTCGACAGCCGAGCGCCACGCGGCGTTATGAGCAAGTGTACGTTCTGTCCAACCCGTCAGGACGGACACGAGGGCGAGGAGATGGTCGGAAGTACGGCCTGCGAGGACGCGTGTCCGCCCGAGGCGATCCAGTTCGGCGACATGAACGACCCCGAGAGCCCACCCCGACAGTACCTGGACAACCCGGCGCTCGCACGAGCGAGGGCGGTCGCCGCGGACGACGACGACGATATTCAGGAAGCGATCGACATCGTCGACGGCGAGACGGAACCGGCCGAGGAGGGCGACGACGGGATGACAGAAGCGGAGGCCCAGGCCCTGATCGAGGACTTCGGCGGGGAAGCCGATTCGACGTTCAAGTTGCTCGAGGAGATGGGGACGAATCCGAACATCATCTACATCGGCAACGAGCCGGGAGCAAACGCACAGCAGGTCGAGGGACCGATTCAGTACGACGAACTGAGCTACCTGAGCAACGACGACGACACCATTCGTCTCGCCGACGCTCGAAAGAACGTCACCGAGGAGGGAACCGTGGGTGGGGACCTGCTATGA
- a CDS encoding glycosyltransferase family 2 protein encodes MYRGKTIGVVVTAYNEESFVGEVIETVPAFVDRIYVVDDASPDGCWDVIQRVSARINDNATPERAVADGGESRRVVPIRHAENRGYGAAVKSGYERAVADGIDVVAVMNGDGQMDPEILDRIVDPVVAGEADYAKGNRLRNPGDRRGMSTFRFVGNALLTGLSKFSTGYWSISDPQNGYTAISSDAIEALDLGAVTDEYGFLNHLLTHLNVRGFRVADVPMRAVYGDEESSIRYVTFIRFVSTLLLRSFLWRLRVRYVRHEFHPAVLFYAAGSVGLLAGTAGFVGSVVEAARDGDGLTASMTAVLTLLVSTMSLAAAITMDAEENEALEVTYDERDSTPTGDRDRIER; translated from the coding sequence ATGTACCGCGGAAAGACGATCGGCGTGGTCGTGACGGCGTACAACGAGGAGTCGTTCGTCGGCGAGGTTATCGAGACCGTCCCCGCGTTCGTCGACCGGATCTACGTCGTCGACGACGCGTCGCCGGACGGCTGCTGGGACGTCATTCAGCGGGTGAGCGCCCGAATCAACGACAACGCGACGCCGGAGCGCGCGGTGGCCGACGGCGGGGAAAGCAGGCGCGTCGTGCCGATTCGACACGCGGAGAATCGCGGCTACGGCGCGGCGGTCAAGAGCGGCTACGAACGCGCGGTGGCCGACGGCATCGACGTCGTCGCGGTGATGAACGGCGACGGGCAGATGGACCCCGAGATCCTGGATCGAATCGTTGACCCCGTCGTCGCCGGCGAAGCCGACTACGCGAAGGGCAACCGCCTTCGCAACCCGGGCGACCGCCGCGGAATGTCGACGTTCAGGTTCGTCGGGAACGCGCTCCTGACCGGCCTCTCGAAGTTCTCGACGGGCTACTGGTCGATCAGCGACCCCCAAAACGGCTACACGGCCATCTCGAGCGACGCCATCGAAGCGCTCGATCTCGGGGCAGTAACTGACGAGTACGGCTTTCTGAACCACCTTCTCACGCACCTGAACGTCCGCGGGTTCCGAGTCGCCGACGTGCCGATGCGGGCCGTCTACGGCGACGAAGAGAGCAGTATTCGATACGTGACGTTCATCAGGTTCGTCTCGACGCTGCTGTTGCGGAGTTTCCTCTGGCGGCTGCGGGTCCGGTACGTCCGGCACGAATTTCACCCCGCCGTCCTCTTCTACGCTGCCGGTTCGGTCGGTTTGCTCGCGGGCACCGCCGGATTCGTCGGCTCGGTCGTCGAAGCGGCCCGGGACGGAGACGGGTTGACAGCTTCGATGACGGCGGTGCTGACGCTTCTCGTGAGCACGATGTCGCTCGCGGCAGCGATCACGATGGACGCCGAGGAAAACGAGGCCCTCGAGGTCACCTACGACGAACGCGACTCGACGCCGACGGGCGATCGCGATCGCATCGAACGCTGA
- a CDS encoding NAD-dependent epimerase/dehydratase family protein: MHSPELRDRTVLVTGGAGFIGSHLVEALVPDNEVRVLDDFSSGHREHLPEDVAVIEGDVGDPIALQRAARGVDVIFHEAALVSVTRSVDAPRTSNRINLDATLLVLEQARQEDARVVLASSAAIYGHPAELPVSERTTPDPTSPYGVQKLAVDQYARLYDEIYGVPTVALRYFNVYGPRQQGPYSGVISTFLEQARDGTPLTVDGDGEQTRDFVHVSDVVRANLLAATTDRTGVAYNIGTGRSTTIRDLAGLVCDATGSDSAIVHEPPRDGDVRHSRADISSAREHLLFEPRVSLEAGIRSLATETSEPPVSNLEESHSVDSSGGVADEPIR; this comes from the coding sequence ATGCACTCTCCCGAACTCCGCGATCGAACGGTTCTCGTCACCGGCGGCGCAGGCTTCATCGGGAGCCACCTCGTCGAGGCGCTGGTGCCCGACAACGAGGTTCGCGTCCTCGACGACTTCTCGAGCGGGCATCGCGAGCACCTGCCCGAGGACGTCGCGGTCATCGAGGGCGACGTCGGCGATCCGATCGCGCTGCAACGGGCCGCTCGGGGCGTCGACGTCATCTTTCACGAAGCGGCGCTCGTCAGCGTAACTCGGAGCGTCGACGCGCCGCGGACGAGCAACCGGATCAACCTCGATGCGACGCTGCTCGTCTTAGAGCAGGCCCGCCAGGAAGACGCGCGGGTCGTCCTCGCCTCGAGTGCGGCGATATACGGCCATCCGGCGGAGCTCCCCGTCTCAGAGCGAACGACGCCGGACCCGACCTCGCCCTACGGCGTCCAGAAACTCGCGGTCGACCAGTACGCACGGTTGTACGACGAAATCTACGGAGTCCCGACCGTCGCGTTGCGGTATTTCAACGTATACGGGCCGCGTCAACAGGGCCCCTACAGCGGCGTCATCTCGACGTTCCTCGAGCAAGCCCGAGACGGAACCCCGCTGACGGTCGACGGCGACGGCGAACAGACGCGGGACTTCGTCCACGTCTCCGACGTCGTCCGGGCGAACCTGCTGGCCGCGACGACCGACCGAACCGGCGTCGCGTACAATATCGGAACCGGTCGATCGACCACGATTCGCGATCTCGCGGGACTCGTCTGCGACGCCACGGGCAGCGACTCCGCTATCGTCCACGAACCGCCGCGGGACGGCGACGTTCGCCACAGCAGGGCGGATATCTCGAGCGCTCGCGAGCACCTGTTGTTCGAACCTCGCGTCTCGCTCGAGGCGGGGATCCGGTCGCTGGCGACCGAGACGAGCGAACCCCCGGTTTCGAACCTCGAGGAGAGCCACTCCGTCGACTCGAGCGGCGGCGTGGCCGACGAACCGATCAGATAG
- a CDS encoding sugar phosphate isomerase/epimerase family protein, which yields MTRTAIQLYSLRDLEEPIPSILDRIGETSFDGVEFAHRVGQTEPREIERALERTGLTPAAAHVGLEALEEDLSETVELYTQFGCDTFVVPYLDDDHFASPEAVESTATRLSEVAAALEGHGIDLHYHNHDHEFVACGDRTAMEALLERTDDAVGFEIDLGWANVGGVDPVSLLERYRDRISLVHLADAETSTGTPTELGEGDLDLEACLDAVERTNAEWGIYEHDRPTDPIRSLSDGAETLERLG from the coding sequence ATGACCCGGACGGCGATACAGCTGTACTCCCTTCGCGACCTCGAAGAACCGATCCCATCGATTCTGGATCGCATCGGCGAGACGTCCTTCGACGGCGTCGAGTTCGCCCACCGAGTCGGACAGACCGAGCCACGGGAAATCGAACGCGCGCTCGAGCGAACCGGGCTGACGCCGGCGGCGGCCCACGTTGGCCTCGAGGCGCTGGAAGAGGACCTCTCGGAGACGGTCGAACTGTACACGCAGTTCGGGTGTGACACGTTCGTCGTCCCGTATCTCGACGACGATCACTTCGCGTCTCCCGAGGCCGTCGAATCGACGGCGACGCGTCTCTCGGAGGTCGCCGCGGCCCTCGAGGGCCACGGGATCGACCTCCACTACCACAACCACGACCACGAGTTCGTCGCCTGCGGCGATCGGACGGCGATGGAGGCGTTGCTCGAGCGGACCGACGACGCGGTCGGATTCGAGATCGACCTCGGCTGGGCGAACGTCGGCGGCGTCGACCCTGTTTCACTCCTCGAGCGGTATCGGGATCGGATCTCGCTCGTCCACCTCGCCGACGCCGAGACGTCGACAGGAACACCGACGGAACTCGGCGAGGGCGACCTCGACCTGGAGGCCTGTCTCGATGCGGTCGAACGGACGAACGCGGAGTGGGGAATCTACGAACACGATCGCCCGACCGATCCGATCCGGTCGCTCTCCGACGGTGCCGAGACGCTCGAGCGACTGGGCTGA
- a CDS encoding helix-turn-helix transcriptional regulator: MSTHAQAYTPASILALGYDAGFDVSVAARSPLQLEWSTQLVATAAMVVLVVLGGMLLLRNRLDGTGSGSNQSMVDRQEFKTDREKICELVDENGGRMKQSEIVNSVDWSKAKVSRLLAELEEDDQLTKLRLGRENLICLPGHEPPASKSTDGSDGS, from the coding sequence ATGAGCACTCACGCCCAAGCATACACACCGGCGTCGATCCTCGCGCTGGGATACGACGCCGGGTTCGACGTGTCCGTCGCCGCGAGAAGCCCGCTCCAGCTCGAGTGGAGTACGCAACTGGTCGCGACCGCAGCGATGGTCGTCCTCGTCGTCCTCGGCGGGATGCTCCTGCTGAGGAATCGATTGGACGGTACCGGTTCGGGTTCGAATCAGTCGATGGTCGATCGACAGGAGTTCAAAACGGATCGCGAGAAAATCTGTGAACTCGTCGACGAAAACGGGGGGCGGATGAAACAATCCGAGATCGTCAACTCAGTGGACTGGTCGAAGGCGAAAGTGAGCCGGCTGTTAGCAGAGCTCGAGGAGGACGATCAGCTCACGAAGTTGCGGCTCGGACGAGAGAACCTGATCTGTCTCCCCGGACACGAACCGCCGGCGTCGAAGTCGACCGACGGGTCGGACGGCTCCTGA